From one Psilocybe cubensis strain MGC-MH-2018 chromosome 13, whole genome shotgun sequence genomic stretch:
- a CDS encoding ATP synthase subunit gamma, mitochondrial, giving the protein MLARRSLARAAVVAQPAALGAARNMATLREIELRLKSVRNIEKITKSMKMIASTKLAKAQRAMEAGKKYGEANKEVFAHVPSDKPTPNKLFVVISSDKGLCGGIHSSVSKATRKAFAGAEDSPFVGVSPNDAAIDATSPVVIIGDKSKGQLQRTLGANYQITFNQIGRDIPTFADAAAVADLIVQSGIKYDAVVLVYNKFISQLSYEPAIMQVKGEAALNESDAFKVYENEDDATKDLAEFSLANAIYAALVEGHACEQSARRTAMENASKNAGEMIGTLQMQYNRGRQAAITNELVDIITGASAL; this is encoded by the exons ATGCTTGCTCGTCGTTCACTTGCCCGCGCCGCCGTCGTCGCCCAGCCAGCGGCCCTCGGCGCTGCCAGGAACATGGCCACCCTCCGTGAGATTGAGCTGCGCCTCAAGTCCGTCAGGAACATCGAGAAAATCACCAAG TCGATGAAAATGATTGCGTCCACCAAGCTCGCAAAGGCCCAGAGGGCCATGGAGGCCGGCAAGAAGTACGGCGAGGCTAACAAGG AGGTCTTCGCTCACGTTCCTTCCGACAAGCCCACACCCAACAAGCTGTTCGTTGTCATCTCCTCCGACAAGGGTCTTTGCGGTGGTATCCACTCTTCCGTCTCTAAGGCCACCCGCAAGGCTTTCGCCGGTGCTGAAGACTCGCCTTTCGTCGGCGTCTCACCCAACGACGCTGCCATTGACGCCACTTCTCCCGTCGTCATTATTGGTGACAAGTCCAAGGGTCAGCTCCAACGCACCCTCGGTGCCAATTACCAGATCACCTTCAACCAGATCGGTCGTGACATTCCTACTTTCGCtgacgccgccgccgtcgcTGACCTCATCGTCCAAAGCGGCATCAAGTACGATGCCGTTGTCCTCGTTTACAACAAGTTCATCAGTCAACTTTCCTACGAACCCGCTATTATGCAAGTGAAGGGAGAGGCAGCTTTGAACGAGTCGG ATGCCTTCAAGGTTTACGAGAACGAAGACGACGCCACCAAGGACCTCGCTGAGTTCTCTCTTGCCAATGCCATCTACGCCGCTCTTGTCGAAGGACATGCTTGTGAACAGAGCGCTCG TCGTACTGCCATGGAGAATGCCTCGAAGAATGCCGGAGAGATGATTGGTACCCTCCAGATGCAGTACAACCGTGGTCGCCAGGCCGCCATCACCAACGAGCTGGTGGATATCATTACTG GTGCCAGTGCTCTGTAA
- a CDS encoding putative eukaryotic translation initiation factor 2 subunit beta, which translates to MASEEPLFDPSLKKRKKKAVVFIEDPLGADADPTKPAPETIDNTTISGEPVDLGPTTAHELMAEAKAVKKDKEEEDFKAMFGDMKKKKKKKEIPMDFGDDSGTSTPAQVAGDAAPAESATITADDLDFSDMKKKKKSSKKKANFDLDAFEKEINDSKPAKASKSEGAEDDDDDGPEPDGSHLDNIDEEELGDDPFARPGDAPVGLDAGNEPWLKSDRDYTYQELLTRFYASLHAANPSLLSSSSKKRYTIAPPQLFREGNKKSIFANVTDICKKMHRQPEHVIQFLFAEMGTTGSVDGAGRLVIKGRFQQKQVENVLRRYMVEYVTCKTCKSPDTLLTKENRIFFMACESCGSRRSVNAIKSGFQAQVGKRSKNKTG; encoded by the exons ATGGCTTCAGAGGAACCGCTTTTTGACCCTTCCctcaagaaaagaaagaaaaaggccgTCGTGTTTATCGAAGACCCCCTCGGCGCCGATGCTGATCCCACAAAACCAGCACCCGAGACCATCGACAACACTACCATCAGCGGCGAGCCTGTCGATCTCGGGCCAACCACCGCCCATGAACTTATGGCTGAGGCTAAGGCCGTAAAAAAGGacaaggaggaggaagacttCAAGGCGATGTTTGGCgatatgaagaagaagaaaaagaagaaggagattCCGATGGATTTC GGCGATGACTCCGGAACGTCGACGCCAGCCCAGGTAGCTGGAGATGCTGCACCTGCGGAGAGTGCTACTATCACTGCCGATGACCTCGACTTCTCagacatgaagaagaaaaagaagtcAAGCAAGAAAAAGGCCAACTTTGACCTTGATGCTTTCGAGAAGGAGATCAACGACTCCAAGCCAGCCAAGGCGTCGAAATCTGAAGGTGCtgaggacgatgatgatgatggccCGGAGCCAGACGGTTCACATCTCGACAACattgacgaagaagagcTTGGCGATGATCCATTCGCCCGTCCTGGTGATGCGCCTGTTGGACTTGACGCTGGCAATGAGCCATGGCTGAAAAGCGATCGTGATTACACATATCAGGAG CTTCTGACACGATTCTACGCTTCACTACACGCCGCCAACCCCTCACTCCTATCAAGCTCCTCCAAGAAACGCTACACCATCGCCCCTCCCCAACTCTTCCGTGAAGGAAATAAGAAATCCATCTTCGCTAATGTTACTGATATCTGCAAAAAGATGCATCGTCAG CCCGAACATGTCATCCAATTCCTCTTCGCCGAAATGGGTACAACAGGTAGTGTTGACGGTGCTGGACGTCTAGTCATCAAGGGTCGTTTCCAACAGAAACAAGTCGAGAATGTCCTTCGTCGTTACATGG TCGAATATGTTACCTGCAAAACATGCAAATCGCCTGACACCCTTCTCACAAAGGAGAACCGTATCTTCTTCATGGCATGCGAATCTTGCGGCAGTAGACGTTCCGTCAACGCCATCAAGAGTGGTTTCCAGGCGCAGGTCGGAAAGAGAAGCAAGAACAAGACCGGGTAA